The following proteins are encoded in a genomic region of Ostrea edulis chromosome 7, xbOstEdul1.1, whole genome shotgun sequence:
- the LOC125655677 gene encoding uncharacterized protein LOC125655677, translating to MLNRISLCLCGLLLLSYFRVIGGNCRERSPGKYPYFFGRTNVDCIGRMKRNYAPQRFSFKEPEHVWIVYKGYYFEYGVGISRAVHVSRTLYGNGKCTNQIESRPAGYSRLSVHCLKTCARNFAKRFGPYRPMYTIVHPFVNMMSRILCWSHCPPWCQTYH from the exons ATGTTAAACAGA ATATCGCTTTGTCTCTGTGGACTGTTGTTGCTGTCCTACTTTCGGGTAATTGGTGGGAATTGTAGAG AGAGGAGCCCCGGGAAATATCCGTACTTCTTCGGAAGAACAAACGTTGATTGCATTGGCCGAATGAAAAGGAACTATGCGCCTCAGAGATTCTCCTTCAAAGAGCCTGAACACGTCTGGATAGTGTACAAAGGATATTATTTTGAATATGGAGTTGGGATATCACGTGCTGTTCACGTCAGTAGAACATTGTACGGGAATGGAAAATGTACCAACCAAATTGAATCTCGTCCTGCCGGGTACAGCCGTCTCAGCGTCCACTGCCTGAAGACGTGTGCCAGGAACTTCGCCAAGCGCTTCGGTCCGTACAGACCCATGTACACCATTGTCCATCCCTTCGTTAACATGATGTCCAGAATCTTGTGCTGGTCACACTGCCCACCCTGGTGTCAAACATATCACTGA
- the LOC125655678 gene encoding ryncolin-4-like — protein MNDGDYITDCTVLYWRKPSLNSGEYTIKTLHEGKVRVFCEMKKDGGGWTVFQRRMDGSVNFTRTWREYKNGFGNLSTEFWLGIYSESCIKIYITSNTYHDKCSLLHLFYNTHINTSPRVTSHYGVTQKSIGEKPNIPSLSYQIQEVTIVNDGDCFTAENTIHDMMFSTWDQDNDSADHNCAVRYKGGWWYNKCHACNPNGLYLHGKNEQRAQGITYSAWRGQYYSLKGIEIMVRRTK, from the exons ATGAATG ATGGAGATTATATCACTGATTGCACCGTCTTATATTGGAGGAAACCTTCGTTGAACAGTGGGGAATATACCATCAAAACTCTACACGAGGGAAAAGTCCGAGTGTTTTGTGAGATGAAGAAAGATGGGGGAGGATGGACG GTTTTCCAGAGACGAATGGATGGTTCTGTAAACTTTACCCGTACTTGGAGGGAATATAAAAACGGATTTGGGAATCTATCAACTGAATTTTGGCTTGGTATTTATTCAGAGTCTTGCATAAAGATTTACATAACATCTAATACATATCATGATAAATGTTCACTTTTACATCTTTTCTACAATACACATATCAATACTTCGCCACGAGTTACGTCCCATTACGGGGTCACCCAGAAGTCAATCGGTGAAAAGCCAAATATTCCTTCTTTATCATACCAAATTCAAGAGGTTACTATTGTGAATGATG GAGATTGCTTCACCGCAGAAAACACAATTCACGATATGATGTTCTCAACATGGGATCAGGATAATGATAGTGCTGACCATAACTGTGCTGTACGATATAAAGGCGGGTGGTGGTACAACAAATGTCATGCTTGTAATCCAAATGGACTGTATCTTCATGGAAAAAATGAACAGCGCGCACAGGGAATAACTTATAGTGCCTGGCGAGGTCAGTACTACTCACTCAAAGGAATCGAAATCATGGTCAGGAGAACGAAATGA
- the LOC125655670 gene encoding uncharacterized protein LOC125655670 gives MYRNQTSDDPLLKNCRPEWPEWTCLGANVCGLCSTTLWFLVLLPQVWKNFRQKSVVGLSVLWGTANFTASLINLCFVYGYAEIPLYGKINSIYMPILEFTILVQFWIYGDHYNKKHKIAYLITCLCVWTTLISLNLGLELYPYIQWIAISLWCIETFPQVFLNFKLRSTSGQSTRSVTIASVGKMTDFLSTYGLVMPIQYVVMTYFSSSVNYVNVIQVVWFYGRKPNQRNENVSGNLQYKDFNDEDKDTERETLCSTKYVQPNFSYKTKKTFRYSLILVFVGFLCLFAFGIVWATKSYFALFAPFTLVSVTVFAFTYYRRAWISESVHVV, from the exons ATGTATCGTAACCAAACGTCCGATGATCCACTGCTAAAAAACTGCCGTCCAGAGTGGCCGGAGTGGACGTGCCTGGGAGCTAACGTGTGTGGTCTATGTAGCACCACGCTATGGTTCTTAGTTCTGCTTCCGCAAGTATGGAAGAATTTTCGCCAAAAGTCTGTAGTCGGTCTAAGTGTCCTGTGGGGGACTGCGAATTTCACGGCATCACTAATAAACCTCTGCTTCGTTTATGGATACGCTGAAATCCCTCTATATGGAAAAATTAACTCCATATATATGCCGATTTTGGAGTTCACCATTCTTGTCCAGTTTTGGATATATGGGGATCACTACAACAAAAAACACAAAATCGCGTATTTAATTACCTGTCTATGTGTGTGGACGACGCTGATTTCTCTCAATCTGGGACTGGAATTGTACCCTTACATTCAGTGGATCGCCATTAGCCTGTGGTGTATTGAGACATTTCCACAG GTTTTCCTCAACTTCAAATTAAGGTCCACTTCCGGTCAATCTACAAGGTCGGTTACCATCGCCTCCGTGGGAAAAATGACAGACTTTTTATCAACATACGGTCTCGTCATGCCAATTCAGTACGTTGTGATGACCTATTTTTCCAGTAGCGTTAATTACGTAAATGTAATTCAAGTTGTATGGTTCTATGGTCGGAAACCAAACCAAAGGAATGAGAACGTTTCGGGAAATTTACAGTACAAGGACTTTAATGACGAAGACAAAGACACAGAAAGAGAAACGCTTTGTTCAACTAAATACGTTCAACCAAATTTCAgttataaaacaaagaaaacatttcgATATTCATTGATTTTAGTTTTCGTAGGTTTTCTCTGTCTTTTTGCCTTTGGAATTGTTTGGGCTACTAAATCTTATTTTGCCTTATTTGCTCCTTTCACTCTCGTATCTGTCACTGTATTTGCTTTCACCTATTATAGACGTGCGTGGATCTCTGAATCAGTACATGTAGTGTGA
- the LOC125655671 gene encoding L-rhamnose-binding lectin CSL1-like isoform X2: MSRDPCLPYSWFAKCPPGKHVFTNCTNPCLYNGSITICATKPDSLCVSDYCGACVTRFYDNTGKEVHCELESGIICEQKTHTISCSSGRVIYVKEANFGRTSKERCRHPYDIERLHNSTTCRAPSSLQVMQKLCNGRVSCEVTVENEMFGADPCYGIYKYLEFDFKCVLKNEINSSKRNIPAVPIGFLLLAYSLLYRNL, from the exons ATGTcgagggatccgtgtttgccatacTCTTGGTTTG CGAAATGTCCACCTGGAAAACACGTGTTCACCAACTGCACCAACCCCTGCCTTTATAATGGATCAATCACTATTTGTGCGACCAAGCCAGATAGTCTGTGTGTTTCAGACTACTGCGGCGCATGTGTCACTCGATTCTATGACAATACCGGGAAGGAAGTTCACTGCGAATTAG AATCTGGTATCATATGTGAGCAGAAAACACATACTATCAGTTGCTCCAGTGGGCGAGTGATTTATGTGAAAGAAGCCAATTTCGGAAGGACATCCAAAGAGAGATGTCGACATCCCTACGATATCGAACGCCTTCATAACAGCACAACCTGTAGAGCCCCATCATCTCTTCAGGTCATGCAAAAGCTGTGTAATGGCCGCGTGAGTTGTGAGGTGACGGTGGAAAACGAAATGTTTGGGGCGGATCCATGCTATGGAATTTACAAATACCTGGAATTTGATTTCAAATGTGTCCTCAAAA aTGAAATCAATTCCAGTAAACGGAACATACCCGCAGTACCTATTGGTTTTCTGCTGTTGGCTTACAGTTTGTTGTACAGAAACCTTTAG
- the LOC125655669 gene encoding DNA-binding protein P3A2-like, translated as MMNNLVSSGGAIQGNFTMTTSMNSGMISDDLSEPSSPESSFDASDLLGSNSINDEVTAQLASSGTIGMAAAAAIASGRKHKRPHTFETNPSIRKRQQTRLLRKLKSCIEEYTTRVGQQAVVLCCTPGKSQNSNNYKVFGSQPLENVIRNCKSVVLQDLESTLAEQVPQSQDVTGMQELPPLSIDGIPTSVDKMTQAQLRTFIPEMLKFSTGRSKPGWGKTECRPVWWPNDVPWANVRSDVRTTEQKKKVSWTEALRTIVNNCYKHHGREDLLHVFESSEQKTMLQTINNPDGTISVIQIDTTPNQVVTLQDGTQATVVHTVNQDVPQQEATHAVQTLADVAVNQQEVVTMSGMQMTPVSVEINSDTIGHRIAHINEDGHIVLSGDDLGGSQGIVIPVSYTLPHSAVVSVTTFDALQTQSGLQVAMAPMTITKQEASENIQEEITEASCDMSLEDSDDKLE; from the exons ATGATGAATAATCTGGTCTCCAGTGGGGGTGCCATTCAGGGTAACTTCACCATGACGACCTCCATGAACTCGGGGATGATCAGCGATGATCTCAGTGAGCCGAGTTCACCAGAGAGCTCGTTTGATGCCTCCGACTTGCTGGGATCAAACAGCATTAATGACGAGGTCACAGCACAGTTAGCCAGTTCAG GTACAATAGGAATGGCTGCCGCTGCAGCAATTGCCAGTGGCAGAAAACACAAGAGACCTCATACATTTGAGACCAATCCATCGATACGAAAACGACAACAGACCAGACTTCTAAG GAAGTTGAAGTCCTGTATAGAGGAGTACACAACCCGAGTAGGACAACAGGCAGTGGTGCTGTGTTGTACACCAGGGAAGTCTCAAAACTCTAACAACTACAAAGTCTTTGGTTCCCAGCCATTAGAAAATGTG ATAAGGAATTGTAAATCAGTGGTGCTACAGGATTTAGAATCTACCTTAGCAGAACAAGTCCCACAGTCTCAAGATGTCACAGGCATGCAGGAGTTACCACCCTTGTCCATCGACGGAATTCCAACTTCAGTTGACAAAATGACTCAG GCGCAGCTGCGAACCTTTATCCCAGAGATGTTGAAGTTTAGTACTGGACGTAGTAAACCAGGGTGGGGCAAGACCGAGTGTCGTCCCGTGTGGTGGCCCAATGATGTCCCCTGGGCTAATGTACGCAGTGATGTCAGAACCACAGAGCAGAAGAAAAAG GTGTCTTGGACAGAAGCCCTTCGAACCATAGTTAACAACTGTTACAAGCACCATGGAAGAGAAGATCTGTTACATGTTTTCGAGAGCTCGGAACAAAAGACAATGTTACAAACTATAAATAACCCTGACGGGACGATCTCTGTGATACAAATAGACACCACTCCCAATCAGGTGGTAACATTGCAGGATGGTACCCAGGCCACAGTGGTGCATACt GTCAATCAAGATGTACCACAGCAGGAAGCAACGCATGCCGTCCAGACATTAGCCGACGTAGCGGTCAATCAGCAGGAAGTAGTCACGATGTCCGGCATGCAGATGACCCCAGTCAGCGTCGAGATAAATTCGGACACTATTGGACATCGCATCGCTCATATAAATGAGGACGGCCACATTGTTCTGTCGGGGGATGACCTCGGAGGATCACAAG GAATTGTGATCCCCGTCTCCTACACCCTCCCTCATTCAGCCGTCGTTTCTGTGACAACTTTTGATGCCCTACAAACACAATCCGGACTCCAAGTCGCCATGGCTCCAATGAcaataacaaaacaagaagCGTCGGAGAACATTCAGGAGGAGATCACCGAAGCATCATGTGACATGTCACTGGAGGACAGTGACGATAAATTAGAGTGA
- the LOC125655671 gene encoding L-rhamnose-binding lectin CSL1-like isoform X1 — protein sequence MVVHPLCIQVLLLSIVVFTVGNLITQPKCPPGKHVFTNCTNPCLYNGSITICATKPDSLCVSDYCGACVTRFYDNTGKEVHCELESGIICEQKTHTISCSSGRVIYVKEANFGRTSKERCRHPYDIERLHNSTTCRAPSSLQVMQKLCNGRVSCEVTVENEMFGADPCYGIYKYLEFDFKCVLKNEINSSKRNIPAVPIGFLLLAYSLLYRNL from the exons ATGGTAGTACACCCATTGTGCATTCAAGTGTTACTGCTATCAATTGTGGTGTTTACTGTAGGAAACCTGATTACTCAAC CGAAATGTCCACCTGGAAAACACGTGTTCACCAACTGCACCAACCCCTGCCTTTATAATGGATCAATCACTATTTGTGCGACCAAGCCAGATAGTCTGTGTGTTTCAGACTACTGCGGCGCATGTGTCACTCGATTCTATGACAATACCGGGAAGGAAGTTCACTGCGAATTAG AATCTGGTATCATATGTGAGCAGAAAACACATACTATCAGTTGCTCCAGTGGGCGAGTGATTTATGTGAAAGAAGCCAATTTCGGAAGGACATCCAAAGAGAGATGTCGACATCCCTACGATATCGAACGCCTTCATAACAGCACAACCTGTAGAGCCCCATCATCTCTTCAGGTCATGCAAAAGCTGTGTAATGGCCGCGTGAGTTGTGAGGTGACGGTGGAAAACGAAATGTTTGGGGCGGATCCATGCTATGGAATTTACAAATACCTGGAATTTGATTTCAAATGTGTCCTCAAAA aTGAAATCAATTCCAGTAAACGGAACATACCCGCAGTACCTATTGGTTTTCTGCTGTTGGCTTACAGTTTGTTGTACAGAAACCTTTAG